The following is a genomic window from Thiovulum sp. ES.
CTGTGTGATTTTTTCCGATTTGGATTGTCATTTTTTGATCAGTATTCATGGTAGAATTTCAAAACCTCTTTTTAAATTATTTTTTGACGAAACAATTATATCAAAAGAGGTTCTTCATAAATTCTTATGTTTCAATCAATTCCAATTTGTCAAAAGCATTTTTCAATTCATCAAAAGATTTTATCCAGCCAACATTTATTGCAAAACCGAGAGTTTTTGACGAATTCTTTTCGACATGGAAACATAGATTCCTGTGTTGTTTTTCTCTTTTCGGTATGGCAAAGTATCAACAATTTTATTGAACTCTTTGAAATTATCTCCACCGACATCTCTCCAAAAAAGAATTTTCTGATTAATGAAAACATCAATCATTTCTAGTCTTAAAGTTGGAGAAAGGTAAATTGCCAAATCAAGCATAATTTGTAAGTTTGCCCATACACCACGATTTTCTGGTTTGCCACCTCTTTGAGATTTTATTACTGAAAATTGCTTGAGAAATTTGCTGTAAAGAACACGATTCTTATCATCTTTTT
Proteins encoded in this region:
- a CDS encoding KilA-N domain-containing protein (PFAM: KilA-N domain), coding for MGKLNDVLEIGNEYRKEKGYKEIGLDEYLRRQETWEFIIEVEHKYGKTTKREIPVLEKDDKNRVLYSKFLKQFSVIKSQRGGKPENRGVWANLQIMLDLAIYLSPTLRLEMIDVFINQKILFWRDVGGDNFKEFNKIVDTLPYRKEKNNTGIYVSMSKRIRQKLSVLQ